The following coding sequences are from one Diabrotica virgifera virgifera chromosome 2, PGI_DIABVI_V3a window:
- the LOC126880987 gene encoding FLYWCH-type zinc finger-containing protein 1-like: protein MAAKFFKSSKGKDMLSFHGYLYVQDKSCDTKVYWKCANFKKFSCKGRAIQRRPEEVKETGEHNHAGEAAVITAKEAYSNMKEAAVRTRDTPHYIISNSSCQLHFAASSQLPSIESMKRTIRNVRLKKNSEPTLPKTRAEIQFPDEYRKTDNGEDFLLFDSGYA, encoded by the exons ATGGCTgcgaaattttttaaaagttcgaAAGGCAAAGATATGCTTAGTTTTCACGGATATTTATACGTACAGGACAAAAGTTGTGATACCAAAGTTTACTGGAAGTGTGCAAATTTTAAGAAGTTCTCTTGTAAAGGTCGAGCAATTCAAAGACGACCAGAAGAAGTGAAAGAAACTGGTGAACATAATCATGCTGGTGAAGCTGCCGTGATTACTGCGAAAGAGGCATACAGTAATATGAAGGAAGCTGCAGTTAGAACTCGAGACACACCTCACTACATTATTTCAAATTCGTCTTGTCAACTACATTTTGCAGCAAGCTCCCAGCTACCTTCAATAGAAAGCATGAAAAGGACTATTCGAAACGTTAGATTAAAGAAGAATAGCGAACCAACGCTTCCAAAGACACGCGCCGAAATACAATTTCCGGATGAGTACCGAAAAACCGACAATGGAGAAGACTTCCTCTTATTTGATAGTG GTTATGCGTAA